One window of the Pseudomonas lurida genome contains the following:
- a CDS encoding LexA family protein has translation MSFTILGPIAEVGAKLPLCSFQVPAGFPSPAADHIEQHISLDEVLNIRAPHVYLVAITGESMQGVGIFDGDLAVVDRAIEPTHGHVVVALLNNEPVCKRLCKRGREVVLLSENPKFPARYVLEGDELSIWGVITSTVRSHV, from the coding sequence ATGAGCTTCACCATTCTAGGTCCCATCGCTGAGGTCGGCGCGAAGTTGCCGTTGTGCTCGTTCCAGGTTCCGGCCGGTTTTCCGTCGCCGGCAGCGGACCACATCGAGCAGCACATCTCGTTGGATGAGGTCCTGAATATTCGTGCGCCCCACGTGTACCTGGTGGCAATCACCGGGGAGAGCATGCAGGGCGTCGGGATCTTCGATGGTGACCTAGCGGTAGTGGATCGTGCCATTGAGCCGACCCACGGGCATGTGGTGGTGGCACTGCTGAATAATGAGCCCGTCTGCAAGCGCTTGTGTAAGCGCGGTCGGGAAGTTGTCCTGCTTTCCGAAAATCCCAAGTTCCCGGCACGCTACGTTCTCGAAGGCGACGAACTGTCGATCTGGGGCGTGATCACCAGCACAGTGCGCAGCCATGTCTAA
- the umuC gene encoding translesion error-prone DNA polymerase V subunit UmuC produces the protein MSKQQPTFALIDCNSFYASCERVFRPDLAKVPIVVLSNNDGCVIARSYDAKPFIKMGEPYFQIKHKLKQHGIVPFSSNYALYGDMSERVMSLIEAMVPAVEVYSIDEAFADLTGIGELDALGRHIRAQVLRCTGIPVGVGIAHTKTLAKLANHTAKRLQSQTGGVVNITDPVKRDWVLRNTDVAEVWGVGRKMKLYLDAMGIKSAMDLAKADPWTLRKKFSIVIEKTARELGGTPCLELDEPDPPKQEICCSRMFGIRLTELPPIKEAVATYMMRASEKLRAQNSLCKKVRVCIRTGMFNPEEAKYANGVVVEMPYPTDDVRLLTQAAVGALDRIYRPGFKYSKAEVMLLSLCQPGEYTDDLFAASQPEEPTRVMTVLDQINGRWGRGTLRSASVPANPEWGMRREMMSQSYTTRLDQLWTINCR, from the coding sequence ATGTCTAAGCAGCAGCCCACCTTCGCACTGATCGATTGCAACAGTTTCTATGCCAGCTGCGAGAGAGTATTCCGGCCCGACCTGGCGAAGGTGCCGATCGTGGTGCTGAGCAACAACGATGGCTGTGTCATCGCCCGTAGCTACGACGCGAAGCCCTTCATCAAGATGGGCGAGCCGTATTTCCAGATCAAACACAAGCTCAAGCAGCACGGCATTGTCCCTTTCTCCTCAAACTATGCGCTGTACGGCGACATGAGCGAGCGCGTGATGAGCCTGATCGAGGCGATGGTGCCGGCGGTTGAGGTGTACAGCATCGACGAGGCGTTCGCCGATCTGACTGGTATCGGTGAGCTGGATGCCTTAGGCCGGCACATTCGGGCCCAGGTGCTTCGCTGCACTGGTATCCCGGTCGGTGTTGGTATAGCTCATACAAAAACCCTGGCGAAGCTGGCAAACCACACCGCGAAGCGCCTGCAGTCCCAAACCGGTGGCGTGGTCAACATCACCGATCCGGTTAAGCGTGACTGGGTGCTACGCAATACGGACGTCGCGGAAGTGTGGGGCGTTGGCCGAAAGATGAAACTCTATCTTGATGCTATGGGGATCAAGTCGGCTATGGACCTGGCTAAGGCCGACCCGTGGACACTCCGTAAGAAGTTCAGCATTGTGATAGAGAAGACGGCCAGGGAGTTAGGCGGCACGCCTTGCCTAGAGCTGGATGAGCCGGATCCGCCGAAGCAGGAGATCTGCTGTAGCCGCATGTTCGGCATTAGGCTGACAGAGTTGCCGCCCATCAAAGAGGCGGTGGCCACTTATATGATGCGTGCCTCTGAGAAGCTGCGTGCTCAGAACTCTCTGTGCAAGAAGGTTCGCGTGTGCATCCGCACGGGCATGTTCAACCCGGAGGAGGCTAAGTATGCCAACGGGGTGGTGGTGGAGATGCCATATCCCACCGACGACGTGCGCCTGCTTACGCAGGCAGCCGTTGGAGCGCTTGATCGCATATACCGCCCAGGTTTCAAATACAGCAAGGCTGAGGTCATGTTGTTGAGTCTCTGCCAGCCAGGCGAGTACACCGACGATCTGTTCGCGGCCTCACAGCCTGAGGAGCCTACAAGGGTGATGACAGTGCTGGATCAGATCAACGGTAGGTGGGGAAGGGGTACGTTGCGTTCGGCCAGTGTGCCGGCGAACCCAGAGTGGGGAATGCGCCGCGAGATGATGAGTCAGAGCTATACCACTAGGTTGGATCAGTTGTGGACTATTAACTGTAGGTAG
- a CDS encoding HEPN domain-containing protein, whose translation MYAAIEEVDFIRGILSFFANPGMSISLLGSKKKGINRIRLGGLHSVHSEDGALASKEYWYEPEYTHRPTHVFKPEKLKQTALRIRKIIKRIEQIRGGEKIRDGIIRYIRALDEPNNDHLIIKLWGALESTVGESDKSEIIIKRCSYLYKDQELVRQILEVAKVYRNRNVHGNHSSNLANQIGHQLHNIFVHLIFFYVGNKDLLSVSEANYFLDSPLPSGDLERKIFLLKKASRFRSGS comes from the coding sequence ATGTATGCCGCCATTGAAGAAGTTGACTTCATACGTGGAATACTTTCTTTTTTTGCAAATCCTGGCATGTCGATTTCGCTTTTAGGGAGCAAAAAGAAAGGAATTAACCGAATCCGCCTAGGTGGATTGCACAGCGTTCATAGCGAAGACGGTGCTCTTGCAAGTAAAGAATATTGGTATGAGCCAGAGTACACTCACCGCCCCACTCATGTTTTCAAACCCGAAAAATTAAAGCAAACTGCGTTACGTATTAGAAAAATTATCAAGCGCATTGAGCAAATCAGAGGAGGCGAAAAAATTAGAGACGGTATCATTCGATATATCAGAGCACTCGACGAACCCAACAACGATCACCTTATTATAAAACTCTGGGGAGCTCTCGAATCGACTGTCGGAGAAAGTGATAAGAGCGAAATTATAATTAAGCGCTGCTCTTATCTTTATAAAGACCAAGAACTAGTCCGCCAAATATTAGAAGTAGCAAAAGTGTATAGAAACAGAAATGTGCACGGAAATCACAGTTCGAATTTGGCCAACCAGATCGGCCACCAACTTCATAATATATTCGTGCATCTAATTTTTTTTTACGTGGGAAACAAAGATCTTTTGAGTGTTTCAGAGGCGAATTACTTCCTAGACTCTCCGCTTCCGTCGGGTGACTTAGAGAGAAAAATATTTTTATTAAAAAAAGCTAGCCGATTTAGATCCGGATCCTAG